One window of the Mycobacterium xenopi genome contains the following:
- a CDS encoding class I adenylate-forming enzyme family protein, producing MTSLDDALARLWTADDLADMLQQDGRWVRWGQVRELAERIDRELGAAGCAGGGRVAVVLGNRMESVAALIALFRAERILVTVSPLQPPHRLSADLATTGASYVLAPDKLWSETAFRGAVAELGAAGWSVDGDAVELRTTASREPRDGDPAVAIEMLTSGTTGPPKRIPLTRRQLEASLAAALRHHNRPEVRDKPPFTGAVAMVTIPIVHIGGLWALLQSLVSARRFVLLERFTVAGWHTAVKEHKPILAGLPPAAIRSVLDSDIPQEDLSSLRAVNAGTAPVDPALVDAFYERYGIPILIVYGATEFSGAVAGWTVRDFRARWAQKKGSVGRAFPGVRLRVVDDDGAVLPTGRSGRLQVASPQVGGGANRWVTTSDLAHLDEDGFLYIDGRADDVIMRGGFKIAPETVVTVLRGHDAVADAAVAGMPDQRLGQIPVAGVELRAGAATTPDKLREYCRSALAPYEVPAEIYIVDELPRGAALKIDRRQLIAMLESLREEPRVRASEQTQ from the coding sequence ATGACAAGCCTCGATGATGCGCTTGCCCGGCTGTGGACGGCCGACGATCTCGCCGACATGCTCCAGCAGGATGGCAGGTGGGTGCGCTGGGGTCAGGTGCGTGAGCTCGCCGAGCGGATCGACCGCGAACTGGGCGCCGCGGGTTGCGCCGGAGGCGGCCGGGTCGCCGTCGTGCTGGGCAACCGCATGGAGTCTGTCGCTGCCCTGATCGCGCTGTTTCGCGCCGAACGAATCCTCGTCACCGTCAGCCCGCTGCAACCGCCGCACCGCCTGAGCGCCGACCTGGCCACCACCGGAGCCTCGTACGTGCTGGCTCCGGACAAGCTGTGGTCGGAGACCGCATTCCGCGGAGCCGTTGCCGAACTGGGCGCGGCTGGCTGGAGTGTGGACGGCGACGCGGTTGAGTTGCGGACCACGGCGAGCCGCGAGCCCCGCGACGGTGACCCAGCGGTCGCGATCGAGATGCTGACCTCCGGCACAACCGGGCCGCCGAAACGAATCCCGTTGACCCGCCGACAGCTTGAGGCGTCTCTGGCCGCGGCGCTGCGGCACCACAACCGACCAGAAGTGCGCGACAAGCCTCCATTCACCGGCGCGGTCGCAATGGTGACCATCCCGATTGTGCACATCGGCGGGTTGTGGGCACTGCTGCAGTCGCTGGTGTCCGCGCGGCGGTTCGTGCTGCTCGAGCGGTTCACGGTGGCGGGCTGGCACACGGCGGTGAAGGAGCACAAGCCGATACTGGCCGGATTACCGCCTGCGGCAATCCGCTCGGTTCTCGACTCTGATATTCCGCAGGAGGATCTTTCCAGCCTCCGTGCGGTCAATGCAGGCACCGCACCGGTGGACCCGGCCCTGGTCGACGCCTTCTACGAGCGATACGGGATCCCGATCCTGATCGTCTACGGCGCCACCGAGTTCTCCGGTGCTGTCGCCGGGTGGACGGTGCGGGACTTCCGGGCGCGGTGGGCTCAGAAGAAGGGCAGCGTCGGGCGAGCGTTCCCAGGCGTGCGGCTGCGGGTGGTCGATGACGACGGAGCGGTCCTGCCCACTGGCCGGTCGGGGCGGCTGCAGGTCGCTTCCCCGCAAGTGGGTGGAGGCGCCAACCGCTGGGTGACTACCAGCGATCTGGCTCATCTCGATGAGGATGGTTTCCTGTATATCGACGGGCGTGCCGATGATGTGATTATGCGCGGCGGGTTCAAGATCGCGCCGGAAACCGTGGTGACGGTGTTACGGGGCCACGACGCCGTCGCCGACGCGGCGGTCGCCGGCATGCCGGACCAACGGCTTGGTCAGATCCCGGTCGCCGGTGTGGAGCTGCGCGCTGGTGCCGCGACGACGCCCGACAAACTGCGGGAGTACTGCAGGTCGGCGTTGGCTCCGTACGAGGTGCCCGCGGAGATCTACATCGTCGACGAGTTGCCCCGCGGCGCGGCATTGAAAATCGACCGGCGCCAGCTGATTGCGATGCTCGAATCGCTCCGGGAAGAACCCCGGGTGCGCGCGTCGGAACAGACCCAGTAA
- a CDS encoding mycofactocin-coupled SDR family oxidoreductase has protein sequence MAERVQDKVVLVTGGARGQGRSHAVKLAEEGADVIVFDICQDIETNRYPLATRRDLEEAGLEVEKTGRRAITAEVDVRDRAAVSRALAEAVAQLGRLDVVVANAGICPLGSDVPIGAFADAFDVDFIGVVNTVHAALPYLQAGASVITIGSVAGLIAETAAGSVGPVGPGGEGYNLAKQLIDRYTRALAKQLAPLSIRANVVHPTNVNSPMLHNDLMYKTFRPDLEHPTKEDALLAFPVMQAMPIPYVEPEDTSNAVCFLASDESRYVTGLSLRVDAGATLKF, from the coding sequence ATGGCCGAACGGGTACAGGACAAAGTCGTTCTGGTGACGGGTGGAGCTCGCGGCCAGGGTCGTAGCCATGCAGTCAAACTCGCCGAAGAGGGAGCTGACGTCATCGTCTTCGACATCTGCCAGGACATCGAGACGAACCGTTATCCGCTGGCCACCCGGCGCGACTTGGAAGAGGCCGGGCTGGAGGTGGAAAAGACAGGGCGACGGGCGATCACCGCCGAGGTGGATGTCCGAGATCGAGCCGCGGTGAGCAGAGCACTGGCCGAAGCGGTGGCGCAGCTCGGCAGGCTCGACGTCGTGGTGGCGAACGCTGGCATCTGTCCGCTGGGCAGCGACGTTCCGATAGGCGCCTTCGCGGACGCCTTCGACGTCGACTTCATCGGCGTGGTGAACACGGTGCATGCTGCGCTGCCGTATCTGCAGGCCGGCGCTTCGGTGATCACGATCGGCTCCGTTGCGGGGCTGATCGCCGAAACAGCGGCCGGCAGCGTCGGTCCGGTCGGCCCAGGCGGTGAGGGGTACAACCTGGCCAAGCAGCTGATCGACCGCTACACGAGGGCACTGGCGAAACAACTTGCGCCGCTGTCAATTCGGGCCAACGTAGTGCATCCGACCAATGTGAACTCACCAATGTTGCACAACGATCTGATGTACAAGACGTTTCGCCCTGATCTGGAGCACCCGACGAAAGAAGATGCCCTGCTGGCGTTTCCAGTGATGCAGGCAATGCCGATTCCCTACGTGGAGCCCGAAGACACGTCCAACGCGGTGTGCTTTCTGGCCTCCGACGAGTCTCGATACGTCACTGGGCTGTCACTGCGGGTCGACGCCGGGGCGACACTGAAGTTCTAG
- a CDS encoding FAS1-like dehydratase domain-containing protein yields the protein MSTTETSAKSDADTAAIEGRITDEDIARAKAQIGIPVNQRDEAWNKLPSADAISHFAFGCGDDNPLFHDPEYGAKTRWHGQIAPPTFLISTGLDQTPKFTDPQRKKLFRGLFRGTGKYYAGVKWTWYQPVYAGRPVLCETYTLDVQVKESQFAGGRSVKETYRYLYVDANGTPIATRDESYISAERHGSKRSGKYSHIERKHWTPEELAEVDAVYDAEVRRGAEPNWWEDVKIGDELTPVMKGPLTVVDIISMHMGWGWGGYGVGPLKYAHKLRQRMPAFYTPDEYGVPDVVQRLHWDAARAKELGIPAPYDYGQMRAAWVSHLLTNWIGDDGWLAEMELQLRGFNYHGDVHKCTGVVTDKGSGPSEPVTIEVAATNQRDETTTKGTAKVLLPSKQTGAVALPVPDEELRRRGAQLVSRIAGRVGEELRRLHGE from the coding sequence ATGAGCACTACAGAAACCTCCGCGAAATCGGACGCCGACACCGCGGCGATCGAGGGCCGGATCACCGACGAAGACATTGCGCGGGCGAAGGCGCAGATCGGCATCCCGGTCAACCAGCGTGATGAGGCGTGGAACAAACTGCCGAGCGCTGATGCGATAAGCCATTTCGCTTTTGGCTGCGGTGACGACAATCCGCTGTTTCATGATCCTGAATACGGTGCGAAAACCCGCTGGCACGGCCAGATCGCGCCGCCGACGTTTCTGATCAGCACCGGTCTAGACCAGACGCCGAAATTCACTGACCCGCAACGCAAGAAGCTGTTCCGTGGCCTCTTCCGTGGCACAGGCAAGTACTACGCCGGGGTGAAATGGACTTGGTATCAGCCGGTGTATGCAGGACGGCCTGTGCTGTGCGAGACCTACACACTCGATGTGCAGGTCAAGGAGAGTCAATTCGCTGGCGGGCGTTCGGTCAAGGAGACATACCGCTACCTGTATGTCGACGCCAACGGCACTCCGATCGCGACGCGCGACGAGTCCTACATCAGCGCCGAACGCCACGGCTCGAAGCGGTCGGGCAAGTACTCGCACATCGAACGAAAACATTGGACGCCGGAAGAACTTGCCGAGGTCGACGCGGTCTATGATGCCGAGGTTCGTCGCGGCGCCGAACCGAACTGGTGGGAGGACGTAAAGATCGGCGACGAACTGACCCCGGTGATGAAGGGTCCGCTTACGGTCGTCGATATCATCAGTATGCATATGGGTTGGGGCTGGGGCGGTTACGGTGTCGGCCCGCTCAAGTACGCTCACAAACTGCGTCAGCGCATGCCGGCGTTTTATACGCCCGACGAGTACGGTGTACCCGACGTGGTGCAACGGCTGCACTGGGATGCCGCGCGGGCGAAGGAGCTAGGCATTCCAGCCCCCTACGACTATGGACAGATGCGGGCTGCCTGGGTCAGTCATCTACTGACCAATTGGATCGGCGACGACGGATGGCTGGCCGAGATGGAGTTGCAGCTTCGAGGTTTCAACTACCACGGCGACGTCCACAAGTGCACCGGTGTGGTGACCGACAAAGGGTCTGGCCCAAGCGAACCGGTGACAATTGAGGTAGCCGCGACTAATCAACGCGATGAGACGACCACCAAGGGCACGGCCAAGGTATTGCTGCCGTCAAAGCAGACGGGGGCCGTGGCACTGCCGGTGCCCGACGAGGAGTTGAGACGCCGAGGGGCGCAGCTTGTCTCACGGATCGCGGGACGTGTCGGAGAGGAACTACGCCGGTTGCACGGAGAATGA
- a CDS encoding acyl-CoA dehydrogenase family protein: MKRLVFEPEHEQLRQTARQYIEREVAPNAEKWERERIVDRSAYVAAGKYGLIGFNMPERYGGGGSDDFRFNAVINEELAKWGSVAPALSLQNDVVGPYFKTLATDEQKERWLPGIITGETIVAIAMTEPGAGSDLAGIRTSAVRDGDDWIINGSKTFISSGINCDLVVVVARTDPEAGHKGFTLLVVERGTKGFTRGRKLDKMGLHSQDTAELHFENVRVPASNVLGQEGRGFYHLMHNLPSERLSIAISAIAGARETWRQTLQYAKDRKAFGQPIGTFQHNRFLLAEMDTELEIGEQYIDRCLQAVVDGELTAVEAAKAKWWCTELAKKVIDGCVQLHGGYGYMNEYRVARDYVDSRIYTIFGGTTEIMKDIIGRDLGL, encoded by the coding sequence ATCAAGCGGTTGGTTTTCGAGCCCGAGCACGAGCAACTGCGGCAGACTGCACGGCAGTATATTGAGCGCGAGGTGGCGCCGAACGCCGAGAAATGGGAACGCGAGCGGATCGTCGATCGTTCGGCGTACGTGGCAGCCGGTAAGTACGGCCTGATCGGATTCAACATGCCCGAGCGTTACGGCGGTGGCGGATCGGACGACTTTCGATTCAATGCCGTCATCAATGAGGAACTCGCGAAATGGGGATCGGTCGCCCCGGCGCTGAGCCTGCAGAACGACGTCGTCGGCCCCTACTTCAAAACGCTGGCCACCGACGAACAGAAGGAGCGTTGGCTGCCCGGCATCATCACTGGGGAGACCATCGTCGCGATCGCGATGACGGAGCCCGGTGCGGGCAGCGACCTGGCCGGTATCCGAACCTCGGCTGTACGCGATGGCGACGACTGGATCATCAATGGCTCCAAGACCTTTATCTCCTCCGGGATCAACTGCGATCTCGTCGTTGTGGTGGCGCGCACCGACCCGGAGGCCGGACATAAGGGCTTCACGCTGCTGGTTGTCGAGCGGGGGACGAAAGGCTTCACCCGCGGGCGCAAGCTCGACAAAATGGGTCTGCACTCCCAGGACACCGCCGAACTGCACTTCGAGAATGTTCGCGTCCCGGCGTCCAACGTGCTTGGGCAGGAGGGGCGCGGCTTCTACCACTTGATGCACAACCTGCCCTCCGAACGGTTATCCATCGCCATTTCCGCGATCGCCGGGGCCCGCGAAACCTGGCGCCAAACTCTGCAGTACGCGAAGGACCGCAAAGCTTTCGGTCAACCGATCGGAACGTTTCAGCACAACCGCTTCCTGCTCGCGGAGATGGACACCGAACTCGAGATCGGCGAGCAATACATCGACCGGTGTCTTCAAGCTGTGGTCGACGGCGAGTTGACCGCGGTGGAGGCGGCCAAGGCGAAATGGTGGTGCACGGAGCTGGCCAAGAAGGTCATCGACGGTTGTGTGCAGCTGCACGGCGGCTATGGCTATATGAACGAATACCGTGTCGCCCGCGACTACGTCGACTCCCGCATCTACACGATCTTCGGCGGCACCACCGAAATCATGAAGGACATCATCGGCCGCGATTTGGGCTTGTAG
- a CDS encoding enoyl-CoA hydratase-related protein produces the protein MNGISWHRDGGVLRIVLDRPDKLNAVNTPMLKELKARVNDGHDESVRVVVLTGAGRAFCSGGDLTGADTDGAVVAANEMVQAIAGLPKPVVAGVHGAAVGLGCSLALACDLVVAARSAFFQLAFTKVGLMPDGGASALA, from the coding sequence ATGAACGGTATTTCGTGGCACCGAGACGGAGGCGTGCTGCGGATTGTGTTAGACCGACCAGACAAGCTCAACGCGGTCAATACACCCATGCTGAAGGAGCTGAAGGCGCGGGTCAACGACGGTCACGACGAGTCAGTGCGTGTCGTGGTGCTCACCGGCGCCGGACGCGCGTTCTGTTCGGGCGGCGATCTCACCGGCGCCGACACAGACGGCGCCGTTGTCGCCGCCAACGAGATGGTGCAGGCCATTGCTGGGCTCCCTAAGCCGGTCGTGGCCGGTGTCCACGGAGCCGCCGTCGGCCTCGGTTGCTCGCTGGCGTTGGCATGTGATCTGGTGGTCGCTGCCCGGTCGGCATTCTTCCAGTTGGCCTTCACCAAGGTCGGGCTCATGCCTGACGGCGGGGCGTCCGCCTTAGCCTAA